The genomic stretch GCATGAGCACCCCGAACTGGTGCAGCAATATCTGGGTTCCGTGGTCCCGCCGGGCGACAACTACTTCGCCTGCCTGAACTCGGCCGTCTTCACGGATGGCAGCTTCGTCTTCATCCCCAAGGGCGTGCGCTGCCCGATGGAGCTTTCCACCTATTTCCGTATCAACGCCAAGAGCACCGGCCAGTTCGAGCGCACGCTGATCATCGCCGAAGCGGGTTCGCACGTCTCCTATCTGGAAGGCTGCACCGCGCCGATGCGCGATGAGAACCAGATGCACGCCGCCGTGGTGGAGCTGGTGCTGATGGATGACGCGACCATCAAGTACAGCACGGTGCAGAACTGGTACCCGGGCGATGCCGAAGGCAAGGGCGGCATCTACAACTTCGTCACCAAGCGCGCCGCCTGCCGCGGTGCCCGCAGCAAAGTGAGCTGGACGCAGGTGGAGACGGGTTCCGCGATCACCTGGAAATACCCCTCCTGCATCCTGCTCGGCGATGACAGCGTGGGCGAGTTCTACTCGGTGGCCATCACCAACAACCACCAGCAGGCCGATACCGGCACCAAGATGTGGCATGTGGGCAAGAACACGAAGTCCACGATCGTCTCCAAGGGCATCAGCGCGGGCAAGGGCCAGAACACCTATCGGGGCCTCGTGAAGATCAGCCCGAAGGCGACAGGTGCCCGCAACTTCACGCAATGCGACAGCCTGCTGATCGGCGATCAATGCGGCGCGCATACCGTGCCCTATATCGAAAACCGCTGCGCCACCGCGAAGATCGAGCATGAGGCCACCACCTCGCGCATCGCCGAGGACCAGCTGTTCTACTGCCGCTCGCGCGGGCTCACGCAGGAAGAGGCGGTGGGGCTGATCGTGAACGGCTTCTGCCGCGAAGTGCTCAAGGAATTGCCGATGGAGTTCGCCGTGGAAGCACAGAAGCTTCTGGCGATTTCGCTCGAAGGGAGCGTTGGTTAAGTCATGTTGAAGATCGAAGGCCTGACGGCCGAAATTGATGGCAAGCAGATCCTCAAGGGGATCAATCTCGAAGTCCCGACGGGCGAGATCCACGCCATCATGGGCCCCAATGGTTCGGGCAAATCCACCCTCTCCTACGTGCTGAGCGGGCGTGAGGGCTATGAGATCACGGGCGGCACCGCCAGCTTCAACGGCATGGACATCCTGGCGATGGCGCCGGAGGAGCGCGCGGCTTCGGGCCTGTTCCTCGCCTTCCAGTATCCGGTGGAATTGCCGGGCGTGGGCAATGCGAATTTCCTGCGCACCGCACTGAACGCCATCCGCAAGGCGAAGGGCGAGCCGGAAGTGGACGCCATGGCCTTCCTCAAGCTGGCCCGCGCCAAGCTGAAGACGCTGCAGATGAGCGACGACATGCTCAAGCGCAACGTCAATGTCGGCTTCTCGGGTGGTGAGAAGAAGCGCAACGAGGTGCTGCAGATGGCGCTGCTGGAGCCCTCTCTCGCCATCCTCGACGAGACGGATTCCGGCCTCGACATCGATGCGCTGAAGATCGTGGCCGATGGCGTGAATGCGATGCGCGGCCCGAATTTCTCGGCCCTCGTCATCACGCATTACCAGCGCCTGCTGGATTATATCGTGCCGGACCGCGTACATGTGCTGATGGGTGGCCGCATCGTGAAATCCGGCGGCAAGGAACTCGCGCTGGAGCTGGAGGCGGAGGGTTACGCCCGCGTGGCCGCATGAACGCCATGACCTCTGGCGGTTTCGTCGCGCGCTTCGAGGGGCTGCGCGCGCATCTCCCTGGCGGCCGCACGCCCTGGGTGGCGGCGCTGCGCAGCGAAGCGGCCGAGCATTTCGCGCTGGCCGGCCTGCCTGGCCGCAAGCTCGAAGCCTGGCGCTACACCGACCTTACCCCCATCGCCCAGGCGGGCTTCACCGAGGCGCTGACGCTGGTGGTGGAAAACCCGGCCCTGCCGCCGATGCGCGCGGCATTCCGCGCCGTCTTCGTGGATGGCCGCTTCGCCGAAGGGCTCTCCGTGCTGCCCGGCTGGTGCCGCTCCCTCGCCGCCCATCTGGGCGATGCCGAGGGGCTGCTCGGCGCCATCGCGCAAAGCCTGCCCGTCGTCTCGCTCAACACCATGCTGTTCGAGGATGGCCTGCTGCTGGACCTGCCGGACGGGGCGGAGGGCGGCGCGCTGGAATTGCTGAGCATCGTCACCCATACCGAGCGGCCGATCGCCTTTCATCCGCGGCATCTGCTGCGCATCGGCGCGGGCGCTTCGCTCACGCTCATCGAAACCAGCATGGGGCCGAATGGCGCGAGCTACCTCCATAATCCGGTGTTCGAAATCCATGTCGGCGCGGGTGCGACCCTCTCCCATGTGCGCATCCAGCGTGAGGGACGTTCGGGCTTCCAGCTCTCCACCGTGCTGGCCGCGGTGCAGGCTGGCGGCACTTATGATAATTTCACGTTGAACGCCGGCGCCAAGCTCGTTCGCAACGAGATCCACACGGCCCTCCTCGGCCCCAAGGCGGCCTGCCACATGAATGGCGCGCAGCTGGCGGGCGACGGCCAGCACGCCGACACCACCACCTTTCTCGATCACGCGGCCCCCGACTGCGCCAGCCGCCAGACCTACAAGACCGTACTGGCCGGCAAGTCGCGCGGCGTGTTTCAGGGCAAGATCCTGGTGCGGCAGGTGGCGCAGCGCACCGATGGCTACCAGATGAACCAGGCGCTGCTGCTCTCCGAAGAGGCCGAGATTGACGCCAAGCCGCAGCTCGAAATCTACGCCGATGACGTGAAGTGCAGCCATGGCGCGACGGTCGGCGCGCTGGATGAGGCGCAGCTCTTCTACCTGCGCGCCCGCGGCATTCCGGCCGAACAGGCCCGCGCCATGCTGGTGCAGGCCTTCCTGGTCGAGGCCATCGAGGGCGTCACCCACCCCCTCGCCCAGGCCGCCCTGGCGGAAGCGACGGATGGCTGGTGGGAACGCGAGGTCGCATGATCCGCGCAGCCGCTTCACACCTCCGGGCTAACGCCTTCCAGCGATCGGATGCGAGGTAATGGATACGAACATCGCCTCCGGCTTTGACGTCACCCGCATCCGCCAGGATTTCCCCATCCTGTCCACGCAGGTGCGCGGCAAGCCGCTCGTCTTCCTCGACAGCGGAGCCTCGGCGCAGAAACCGCGCGTGGTGATGGACGCCATGACGCGCGCGATGGAGACGGCCTATGCCAATGTCCATCGCGGCGCCTATCACCTCAGCGAAGTGGCGACGGAAGCACATGAGGCAGCGCGCGGCGCCGTGCAGCGCTTCCTGAACGCGGCCGAGCCGGAGGAAATCATCTTCACGCCCAATGCCACGGGCGCCTTCAACCTCGTCGCCCACAGCTTCGGCCGCGCCATGCTCAAGCCTGGCCAGTGCGTGCTGGTGAGCGAGATGGAGCACCATGCCAACCTCGTCCCCTGGCAGATGCTGCGGGATGCGGGCCTCGGCATCGGGCTGCGTTTCGTGCGCGTGACCGATGCGGGTGAGCTCGATCTGGAGGACCTCGCCGCCAAGCTGGCCGATGGCAAGGTGGGACTGGTGTCCGTCACCCACATGTCCAACGTGCTGGGCACCGTGACACCTGCAGCACAGATCGCGCGCATGGCGCATGAGGCCGGCGCCCGCGTGTTGTTCGATGGCAGCCAGGCCGCCGTGCATCGCGCCGTGGATGTGCGGGCGCTGGATGCTGATTTCTACATCTTCACCGGCCACAAGCTCTACGGGCCCACTGGCATTGGCGTGCTCTATGGCAAGCGCGCGCTGCTCGATGCCATGCCGCCCTTCTTCGGCGGCGGCGACATGATCGAGACCGTCACGCTGGAGCATTCGACCTTCGCGGCCGCCCCTGCCCGCTTCGAAGCCGGCACGCCCGCCATCATCGAAGCGGTCGGCCTGCACGCGGCGATTGACTATGTGAACGCCATCGGCATGGCCGCGATCGAGGCGCATGAGCGCGCCCTGGTGGACCACGCGATGCGCGCGCTGACCCAGGTGGAGGGCCTGGCGCTGCTGGGCGGGGCGCAAGATCGTGGCGGCGTCTTCGCCTTCACGCTGGAGGGCGTGCACCCGCATGACCTCTCCACCTATCTCGACCGTTCGGGCATCTGCGTTCGCGCCGGCCGCCATTGCGCCGAGCCGCTGCACACCCGCTTCGGGCTGGAGGGCGGCAGCACGCGGGCCTCTTTCGGGCTTTACACGACGCGGGGAGAGATTGATTTCCTCGCGACGAAGCTGACCGATGCGCGGAGGTTCTTTGCGTGAGCGCGCCGGCGGGATTTGACGAGCTGCAGGACCTCTACTCCAAGGTGCTGCGGGACCTTGCCCGCAATCCGGCGCATCGTGGCCGGCTGGAGAATGCCACCGCCACCGCGCGCGGTGACAACCCGATGTGCGGGGACCGGGTAGAAATCTTCATCAACCTCGATGGCCCGCGCATCACGGAAGCCATGTTCACCGGCCGTGGTTGTGAAATCTCCCAGGCCAGCGCGGCCCTGCTCACGGAGCTGGTTCGCGGCAAGTCGCCAGCTGAGGCCCGTGCCCTTGGCCAGGCCGTGGCGCGCCTCGCCCGCAGCGGCGAGCGCGACGAGACCAGCGAGGATCTCGCCCGCCTGTCCGTCTTTTCCGTCGTGAAGAATTTCCCGAGCCGCGTGAAATGCGCCACCCTCGCCTGGCACGCGCTTGATGCCGCGCTTGCGGGCGTGAAGGAGACCAGCAGTGAGTGAAAATGCGACCCATGGCAGCTGGACGCCCGCGGGCGAAGCCCTCCCCAAGGTTACCGAGGAGGGCGTGATTGCCGCCATCAAGACCGTGTTCGATCCGGAAATCCCGGTGGATATCTACGAACTCGGCCTGATCTACGCGATCGAGCTTGGCGATGACGGCAAGATCAAGGTGGAGATGACGCTGACCACCCCGTCCTGCCCCTCGGCGCAGGAATTGCCGAGCATGGCGGAAGAAGCCATCCGCCAGATCCCTGGCGTGACCGACTGCGAGGTCGAGATCGTCTGGGATCCGCCATGGGATCAGTCACGCATGAGCGAAGAT from Sediminicoccus sp. KRV36 encodes the following:
- the sufB gene encoding Fe-S cluster assembly protein SufB, which produces MPAVAETLETVQAASDGGYKWGFETDIAMEYAPKGLNEDIVRFISAKKNEPEWLLEWRLKAYRHWLKMEEPDWAAVNYPKIDYQDAYYYAAPTNKVVPKSLDEVDPELLRTYEKLGIPLREQERLQGIAVDMVFDSVSVATTFKDRLSKDGIIFCSISEAVHEHPELVQQYLGSVVPPGDNYFACLNSAVFTDGSFVFIPKGVRCPMELSTYFRINAKSTGQFERTLIIAEAGSHVSYLEGCTAPMRDENQMHAAVVELVLMDDATIKYSTVQNWYPGDAEGKGGIYNFVTKRAACRGARSKVSWTQVETGSAITWKYPSCILLGDDSVGEFYSVAITNNHQQADTGTKMWHVGKNTKSTIVSKGISAGKGQNTYRGLVKISPKATGARNFTQCDSLLIGDQCGAHTVPYIENRCATAKIEHEATTSRIAEDQLFYCRSRGLTQEEAVGLIVNGFCREVLKELPMEFAVEAQKLLAISLEGSVG
- the sufU gene encoding Fe-S cluster assembly sulfur transfer protein SufU is translated as MSAPAGFDELQDLYSKVLRDLARNPAHRGRLENATATARGDNPMCGDRVEIFINLDGPRITEAMFTGRGCEISQASAALLTELVRGKSPAEARALGQAVARLARSGERDETSEDLARLSVFSVVKNFPSRVKCATLAWHALDAALAGVKETSSE
- the sufC gene encoding Fe-S cluster assembly ATPase SufC, which gives rise to MLKIEGLTAEIDGKQILKGINLEVPTGEIHAIMGPNGSGKSTLSYVLSGREGYEITGGTASFNGMDILAMAPEERAASGLFLAFQYPVELPGVGNANFLRTALNAIRKAKGEPEVDAMAFLKLARAKLKTLQMSDDMLKRNVNVGFSGGEKKRNEVLQMALLEPSLAILDETDSGLDIDALKIVADGVNAMRGPNFSALVITHYQRLLDYIVPDRVHVLMGGRIVKSGGKELALELEAEGYARVAA
- the sufD gene encoding Fe-S cluster assembly protein SufD; the protein is MTSGGFVARFEGLRAHLPGGRTPWVAALRSEAAEHFALAGLPGRKLEAWRYTDLTPIAQAGFTEALTLVVENPALPPMRAAFRAVFVDGRFAEGLSVLPGWCRSLAAHLGDAEGLLGAIAQSLPVVSLNTMLFEDGLLLDLPDGAEGGALELLSIVTHTERPIAFHPRHLLRIGAGASLTLIETSMGPNGASYLHNPVFEIHVGAGATLSHVRIQREGRSGFQLSTVLAAVQAGGTYDNFTLNAGAKLVRNEIHTALLGPKAACHMNGAQLAGDGQHADTTTFLDHAAPDCASRQTYKTVLAGKSRGVFQGKILVRQVAQRTDGYQMNQALLLSEEAEIDAKPQLEIYADDVKCSHGATVGALDEAQLFYLRARGIPAEQARAMLVQAFLVEAIEGVTHPLAQAALAEATDGWWEREVA
- a CDS encoding SufS family cysteine desulfurase, with protein sequence MDTNIASGFDVTRIRQDFPILSTQVRGKPLVFLDSGASAQKPRVVMDAMTRAMETAYANVHRGAYHLSEVATEAHEAARGAVQRFLNAAEPEEIIFTPNATGAFNLVAHSFGRAMLKPGQCVLVSEMEHHANLVPWQMLRDAGLGIGLRFVRVTDAGELDLEDLAAKLADGKVGLVSVTHMSNVLGTVTPAAQIARMAHEAGARVLFDGSQAAVHRAVDVRALDADFYIFTGHKLYGPTGIGVLYGKRALLDAMPPFFGGGDMIETVTLEHSTFAAAPARFEAGTPAIIEAVGLHAAIDYVNAIGMAAIEAHERALVDHAMRALTQVEGLALLGGAQDRGGVFAFTLEGVHPHDLSTYLDRSGICVRAGRHCAEPLHTRFGLEGGSTRASFGLYTTRGEIDFLATKLTDARRFFA
- a CDS encoding SUF system Fe-S cluster assembly protein, with translation MSENATHGSWTPAGEALPKVTEEGVIAAIKTVFDPEIPVDIYELGLIYAIELGDDGKIKVEMTLTTPSCPSAQELPSMAEEAIRQIPGVTDCEVEIVWDPPWDQSRMSEDARLALNMF